The DNA sequence GGAAAGGCCACCGCCATGATCGATGGCGCGGGGTCGGTGAGCGGCCGCATGTCGGTGGGCCCCGGGTAGGCTGAAGCCATGGCTGCTGCGCGTACTCCTTCTCGAGGCGCGGCGGCGTCGGCCAAGATCCCGCAGGTGTCATGGCGTGATCCACGACCGGCTCCCATCGTGCTCGTCTCCGGACCCGAAGAGGTCTGCGCGGAGCGCGCGATCGCGGGCGTGCGCGACTACCTGCGCGCCGAGGATCCCGCGCTCGAAGTCACAGACGTCCGCGCAGACGACTACGCGCCGGGAACCCTCCTGTCACTCACATCACCGTCGCTGTTCGGCGAGCCCCGTCTGGTGCGCGTCGCCGGCGTGGAGAAGTGCACCGACGCCTTCATCCAGGAGGCCGTGTCGTACCTCGACCACCCGCAGGAGGGGGCGACGGTCATCCTGCGCCACACCGGCGCGAGCGTGCGCGGCAAGAAGCTGCTCGATGCCATCAGGGCAGGCACCGGGGAGGGCATCGAGATCGCCTGCCCCGCCGTCAAACGTGACGGCGACCGGGTCGATTTCGCGGCGGGTGAGTTCAAGGCGGCGAAGAAGCGCATCGCCCCGCCGGCACTGCGCGCCCTCGTCTCGGCGTTCGCCGATGACCTCACCGAGCTCGCTGCGGCCTGCCAGCAGCTGATCGGCGACGTCGAGGGCGATATCACCGAAGAGGTCGTCACCAAGTACTACGGCGGACGCGTCGAGGTCTCGGCCTTCGTCGTCGCCGACACCGCGATCGCCGGACGGTACGGCGAGGCACTCGTCGCCCTGCGCCACGCCCTGGCCTCGGGCGCAGACCCGGTGCCCATGGTCGCGGCGTTCGCCATGAAGCTGCGCACCATGGCGCGCGTCGCAGGAAACCGCGAGCCCAGCCGTCAACTCGCCCAGCGACTGGGCATGAAGGACTGGCAGGTCGACCGCGCCCGCCGCGACCTCGCGGGATGGAACGAGTATTCGCTCGGGATCGCCATCCAGGCGACCGCACGGGCGGATGCCGAGGTCAAGGGTGCGGCAC is a window from the Microbacterium sp. LWO14-1.2 genome containing:
- the holA gene encoding DNA polymerase III subunit delta — protein: MAAARTPSRGAAASAKIPQVSWRDPRPAPIVLVSGPEEVCAERAIAGVRDYLRAEDPALEVTDVRADDYAPGTLLSLTSPSLFGEPRLVRVAGVEKCTDAFIQEAVSYLDHPQEGATVILRHTGASVRGKKLLDAIRAGTGEGIEIACPAVKRDGDRVDFAAGEFKAAKKRIAPPALRALVSAFADDLTELAAACQQLIGDVEGDITEEVVTKYYGGRVEVSAFVVADTAIAGRYGEALVALRHALASGADPVPMVAAFAMKLRTMARVAGNREPSRQLAQRLGMKDWQVDRARRDLAGWNEYSLGIAIQATARADAEVKGAARDPIFALERMLTVIATRRPFGEES